One genomic window of Motacilla alba alba isolate MOTALB_02 chromosome 3, Motacilla_alba_V1.0_pri, whole genome shotgun sequence includes the following:
- the LOC119698646 gene encoding heme-binding protein 1-like, which produces MARITLEDLERLGEEPAAADGDGSDGEDDQEGEGRLFAHWEAVASTHRVSLPRDMAGPIAQMARHRHAREPVPYVSLSQHGKCEEAAYEERRYPAGKWACVTMGEPMYEQSISMSFMKLMRYICKENSVGCHLGMTVPVLNEIHLTKEGTELEREVLTAYYLPGEFQQNPPVPMDPEIHITERAPLRVITRVFYGMTTEETILREIGLFWELLGSTDAVLRGTYIVASYENPSIPQRRNEIWFICRAE; this is translated from the exons ATGGCGCGGATCACGCTGGAGGACCTGGAGCGGCTGGGCGAGGAGCCCGCGGCCGCCGACGGGGACGGCAGCGACGGCGAGGACGACCAGGAGGGGGAGGGACGGCTGTTCGCCCACTGGGAGGCCGTGGCCAGCACGCACCGAGTGAGCCTGCCCCGAG ACATGGCAGGCCCGATCGCCCAGATGGCCCGGCACAGGCACGCTCGCGAGCCCGTGCCGTACGTGTCCCTCTCGCAGCACGGGAAG TGCGAAGAAGCGGCCTACGAGGAGCGGCGGTACCCAGCGGGGAAGTGGGCCTGTGTCACCATGGGGGAGCCCATGTATGAGCAGAGCATCTCCATGAGCTTCATGAAGCTCATGCGCTACATCTGCAAGGAGAACTCTGTAG GTTGCCATCTCGGCATGACAGTCCCAGTGCTCAACGAAATCCACCTGACCAAGGAGGGGACCGAGCTGGAGCGTGAGGTCCTAACTGCCTATTATCTCCCAGGAGAGTTCCAGCAAAACCCCCCTGTTCCCATGGACCCCGAAATCCACATCACCGAGAGGGCACCACTCCGGGTTATAACCAG GGTTTTCTACGGGATGACCACCGAGGAGACAATTCTGCGGGAGATCGGTCTCTTCTGGGAGCTCTTGGGCTCCACGGATGCGGTGCTGCGGGGGACCTACATCGTGGCTTCCTACGAAAACCCCAGCATCCCTCAGCGCCGCAACGAGATCTGGTTCATCTGCCGGGCCGAGTGA